In the genome of Raphanus sativus cultivar WK10039 chromosome 4, ASM80110v3, whole genome shotgun sequence, one region contains:
- the LOC108860609 gene encoding uncharacterized protein LOC108860609, with translation MGREEQIAVNLFLNNNRLIHQFTQENNHVSYRGSIASNAVIYWDRKDTHPNL, from the coding sequence ATGGGGAGAGAAGAACAAATTGCAGTCAATTTATTTCTTAACAATAATCGTCTTATTCACCAGTTCACTCAAGAAAATAATCACGTAAGTTATCGAGGTTCCATTGCTAGTAATGCAGTTATTTATTGGGATAGAAAAGACACTCATCCTAATTTATAA
- the LOC108846863 gene encoding uncharacterized protein LOC108846863, with translation MSGLHINATKSSIYASGSNVSDLLSTDESLGLRAGTLPIRYLGMPLTTKTLTAHDYEPLIDKIRGRMLCWDDTKGSWIWRKLLKLRDVAYSYFRMDMRDGISCHFWLDDWLGKGRLIDITGAVGTLYLGVQRHAKVSEVVSLENWNIRGRRSRRFHELYNAIMAVPPPQPGNGRDVILWRHSDDDYRDNFSCKNTWDQLRVKRPKVDWHRVVWFPQDVPRHSFMTWLAIKNRLSTGDRMRQWGMIQGCKLCGERDETRDHLFFACPFAYSIWEGPARRLLGNGVNPDWQ, from the exons ATGTCAGGGCTTCACATTAATGCAACTAAATCTTCTATATATGCCTCTGGAAGCAATGTAAGCGATCTTCTCTCTACTGATGAGTCTCTGGGACTTCGAGCTGGAACTTTACCCATCCGCTACCTTGGAATGCCTCTGACCACAAAGACTCTTACTGCCCACGACTATGAGCCTCTGATTGACAAAATTAGGGGTCGTATGCTCTGCTG GGATGATACTAAGGGATCTTGGATATGGAGGAAACTTTTAAAGCTGAGGGATGTTGCTTACAGTTACTTCAGGATGGATATGAGGGATGGTATAAGCTGTCACTTTTGGTTGGATGATTGGTTAGGGAAGGGTCGTTTGATTGACATCACTGGAGCTGTAGGTACTCTCTACTTGGGAGTACAAAGACATGCTAAGGTTAGCGAAGTAGTATCTCTTGAAAACTGGAACATAAGGGGAAGAAGGAGCAGACGCTTTCATGAGCTATATAATGCGATAATGGCAGTCCCACCTCCTCAGCCTGGGAATGGACGAGATGTTATACTATGGAGACACAGTGATGATGATTATAGGGACAATTTCTCGTGCAAAAATACCTGGGATCAGCTTAGAGTGAAGCGGCCTAAAGTGGATTGGCACAGAGTAGTGTGGTTCCCTCAAGACGTTCCCCGTCACTCTTTTATGACTTGGTTGGCTATTAAGAATAGATTGTCCACAGGTGATCGTATGAGACAGTGGGGGATGATTCAAGGCTGCAAATTGTGTGGAGAAAGGGATGAGACACGAGACCATCTATTCTTTGCCTGCCCATTCGCATACTCAATATGGGAAGGGCCTGCTCGTCGGCTCCTAGGAAACGGTGTCAACCCGGACTGGCAGTGA